One genomic region from Stackebrandtia nassauensis DSM 44728 encodes:
- a CDS encoding 2,3-dihydro-2,3-dihydroxybenzoate dehydrogenase: MSLRSLTGRVALVTGAASGIGAATVAALRDNGVRVAACDIAPDADDKDGFALDVTDAEAVETVVAEVSSQLGEIDILVNVAGILRTGTLLDTTAKDWNDTFAVNSTGVFLVTKAVTTRMVRRGSGSVVTVASNAGGVPRVGMGAYPASKAAAAHLTRCFGLELAEHGIRCNIVAPGSTDTPMFRSMWTTGDGAAAAVAGDPGKHRLGIPLRKIASAEEVARVVTFLASDDASHLTMQELYVDGGASLR, from the coding sequence ATGTCCTTGCGCTCGCTGACCGGCCGGGTCGCCCTGGTCACCGGCGCCGCGTCGGGTATCGGAGCCGCGACCGTGGCCGCCTTGCGGGACAACGGAGTCCGCGTCGCCGCCTGCGACATCGCCCCCGACGCCGACGACAAGGACGGCTTCGCGCTCGACGTCACCGACGCCGAGGCCGTCGAGACGGTGGTCGCCGAGGTCTCCAGCCAACTCGGCGAGATCGACATCCTCGTGAACGTCGCCGGAATCCTGCGGACCGGAACCCTGCTGGACACCACCGCGAAGGACTGGAACGACACCTTCGCGGTCAACTCCACCGGCGTGTTCCTGGTGACCAAGGCGGTCACCACCCGCATGGTGCGGCGCGGGAGCGGCAGCGTCGTCACCGTCGCCTCCAACGCCGGTGGCGTGCCCCGCGTCGGCATGGGCGCCTACCCCGCCAGCAAGGCCGCCGCGGCCCACCTCACCCGCTGCTTCGGCCTGGAACTGGCCGAGCACGGCATCCGCTGCAACATCGTCGCTCCCGGCTCGACCGACACCCCGATGTTCCGGTCGATGTGGACGACCGGCGACGGCGCCGCCGCCGCGGTGGCCGGAGACCCCGGCAAGCACCGCCTCGGCATCCCGTTGCGCAAGATCGCCTCGGCCGAGGAGGTCGCGCGGGTCGTGACCTTTTTGGCCTCCGAC